In Rhodamnia argentea isolate NSW1041297 chromosome 5, ASM2092103v1, whole genome shotgun sequence, the DNA window ttcaatcccaactcaattctctcaatcagatttccgatcaattatctcaaaaatggcaagtagaagcggaaatgccgacaagggcaagatgactatgggagattccgaggtatcccattcccgaatatgatcatcgtgagtatgcatgttgggaagacaacgatgataatatcaactatgtcccgattccgaacgtcgagcacatcccaacacaagaaaatcttcatcctcccaccgatgttaaagaaacgtcaacggcaaatgagccggaacggaagggccgagataatacatccgacttgtggctacacttcgacaaggtacgtgatgaagacaaaaataagtataatataaaatgtaaatattgttcgcaaacatataaatttacgaaaggagacggctacggaacattccgttggCATctaacgaaaaaacatccaacataAGCGGAGATCAACAATACGCAACAagtttccgggtacgccacttctaatcctcatcctatattccgttacactgatgcactttataaacaaacattagctgaatatgttgcccttgatcatgctccgtttaatactggtgaaaattttaatatgaaatatttgataaatcttgCGTTGGTTCTGCAAGCACCAATTATTCCAAAAAacactcttaaacgcgaactttttcatctttataaaaaaggaaaaaaatctttagcaaaattttttgcggaattcaatgaacgtgtgcatataggtagcgatatttggagtgattcttgacaaattcattcttatatgggtgtcacgtgtcattggataggtgatgattggaccattcaaaaaagacttattgcattccgagtttttaaTTAAAGACAttcagctcataatatttatagaataattaggcaagttttagaagaataaaatttgataaataaagtattttcaattggttttgataatgccgccgcaaataccgcttctattcccgaattagaaatatttgcaaacctacttttggcggacaattttttcacattagatgtgcttgccatgttttaaatttatgtgtacaagatggtttgcGAACTCttaacacttctctcgccccaataaatggtgcaattaaatttttatggagtcgtccccattttatgaaatcatgggaaaaattttgtaaacaacatatgagaagggcaagaagatttccaaaagatattccgactcgttggaattctacgtacgagttgtttcggcaaaattttgattataaagatttattatatatgtttatttcacaaaatattcccgaaattactttacttccgcaacattgggacgtttacaaaatttttttaaattttttgctaatttttaatgatgttactaagactttatctggtatttattatcctactatgcatttatttttaatagagtgcgttaatattggtagtgtttttagtgaatatgaaaatgatactgaattaactcgaactattttagtaatgcgagaaaaatgattgcattattatttgtaaattcctcttgtctatttagttgatattgttttttatccacgtatgaaattagatggtttactagattatttgaatgtgtattatcatgattgtttatagttggaagattcaatagatatttcaaatatactaggagatgttaaagaatctatagtagtattatatggagaattttgtagtagatatgatttaagtgattccggatctttacaatccacTGCCTCACGTAGTGAAGGTGGTaattcacttagtagagggtataatatgctcaagagtatgcaaaaaaaaacaaaaataggcaacatgtagtatttctgaattagaaaaatatttaaccactcaatttgagtttcgtgatgcagaacatagtatagATTTCAAAATCCTAAAGTAGTGgcagagtcaccaaatcgattaccaggttctcgccctcatcgctcgtcggatattagcaacctcttcttcaatggttgcggttgaacaaacatttagcgttggaggattagttttggactctcgtcgttcaagattaagttcggagtccgtggaagctcaaacttgtgTCGACAATTGGACGAgagcgaaatttcgacaccaagagctggatcgagaacacgaattttttagcgatgatattggatataccaccgccacgggtaccacaacgggtagcgacgattgacgatgaggtaagttggggttatcaaaggtaaaaaaactacatgaactttgattcttctacccaaaaagatatgtaagcgcttaatgataattcattaagttcaagctcattcctcctcttttttttttttcctcacattttattacaatgtacaatttgattatattttataatttattatgttcattttattatttattatttcaaaaattaaaattaaaaaaggaaccggaatgaatcggaaccggaatcAATATTTCCAACGGCGGGTTCCCTACCTTCCACCTAAATCAATCTTTCGTAGCATAAGAATTCCTTGCTTATGCGGTAACTCAGCCCAGAAAGGAGCTGATAACTAACAGGCCAAGCAGGATCCGCGCAACTGGAAGCCACTCCTAACAACTTCTGAATCCATCATTTCCCCAAAATTGCCGCTGTTGGTCTTGGTTTAGAGTTAAAATACGCTGTTCGAGAAGAAGCTGCTATTAAAGCATGCAGACGGAAGGTTCCAAAGGATTACGGCCATCACCTCAAATTTGATCACCCACGAAAACTCGCATAAGGGGCCTGCAAGTCATGGAAAAGGTGACTCAGAAAAGAACATTGACCCTCTTTATGTTGTTGAAATTGATCCTTCGTCATCGGTGAACTAGGGACCACCTCATCTGGCTGTAAGTGCATATCATTGATGACCCAGCAAAGCTAGCCCGTATAACCAAGCTTCCAGAAGAATGCTCTTACCTTAGTTTCCGTGCAAATTTGGCATAATGCAGATGGCTGCGGACGACTAGTGGACTTCTTCTATATCCCACCGATGGCCGTATAGCATTAAGACAAGAAAACACATCTGTCCGCCATAGTTCAGAGTTGTGGCAGCTCAATCTCCTGAAGGTAGCAACCTGCATCGCTGATATGTTTATCCAATAATGTCATCGGTTGAAAGCAATTAGAAGTTTTACTAGCCTTTTGTTGAAAGGCCCCTTTATCACGCGTTGTGAACTTTATTCTCTGAAAAACTTTCTACTCATTTACCTTGTAAGTGCAAGTGACTCCCTTCACTGATTTTGAGAGATGCCCATCTCCAAGCTCACTGATCCCCATAAAGTTAGACGATGGACCATCTTGAGTGGTCAGATCTTCCAGTACACACATCTGATGTAAGAAAATAACACTTGTATACTTAGTAACTCCAATACGGCCACATGGACCAAGTAACCAACAAACCGAaaattcaatatctttttctttcagaAGGTAAACATATGACCCACAAGCcaaaaatttttaatatcataTTCTTTCAGAAGGTAAACATATGACGAATATTTAAATGGTACAATTAAAGTTAAAGAGATCATACACAATATGCAGGGGCATCTCCAAAGCAACTACAGCGTGCACAATTAGAAGTTAAGTAGTCAGACACATGCCAGGGCATCTCCCAAGCAATTACAGTGCCTCACCTGTCCGGTCGATGTGCCATAGATAAGTACGCATCGACACCTATGTGAATGCCATTTTTCACTAGTATTTCTTGCAGCTTAAAGTCTGCAGTTTCTGCAGGATTTCTGAACTTCATCTTTTCAAAGCCAAGGACAAGTGCCCTGCGTGTAACATTGTTTGGATAAATATCACCCTGCACCATCAGATCGACCAAGTAGCATGCATCTTCCATGCATCCAATCTTACAAAATCCATGAATGAGAGTATTGTACAGAATCACGTCAGGTCTCAGTCCAGCATCAAGCATCCTACGGAATAGTGCATTTGCTTCTTCCATTCTACGTGCCCTACAATAACCACTGAGAAGAGCACTGCAGGTTATAATGTCAGGCTGCACAGCTACTTTGCTCATGGAGGACCACATGAGAAAAGCTTCCACAAAATGCCCCCTTTTTGAGAACCCATCTATCACACTAGTGAATGTCACAACATCCGGAGAGAAGCCCCTTTGGACAAGTTCATCTAAAATATCTCTCGCCTCAGTCATCAACCCATTCCTCATTAGGCTGTGAATGATAGTATTGTATGTGATGATATCAGGAGAAATATTAACAGTTGTCATCAAGCCCAAAAGCTTAAAAACCTTATGCAAGCGGCCTTGCTTCCCATAGGCATGCATTAAAGTGTTGCAAACGACAACATCAGGCAGTAAACCATCttttatcattatttgaaacatgtGCTCTGCCATTTCCATGTCCTCTATTTGGCAACTCCCATCAATGAGCACCGCATATGTAGTTGTGGATGGTCTATTACCACTTTTCAACATTTTCCCGAAGTACTGTAAAGCTCTCTTTGTATCTCCAGCTTTACAATAGCCTTGGATCATGGTAGTATAATTATAACAATCTGGACGTAAGCCTACCTCAGGCAtctcgagaaaatattttgaagcAATCGACAAGTCATGATCTCTGCATAACTTTGTGAGAAAACTATTATACAAGAAATTGTCAAGGGGAAGGCCGCACATGCTTAAAATACAAATTGCTTTTCCTAGATTTCCCACCTTACAATAGCCATCAATGACTGAATTAATTACAACAGAATCCAGGAAGAAACCCATCCCCAATAGCTTAAACAATAAACATGTTGCTTCCTTTAACCAGGACATCCTGCAGAGATGGTGAACTATGATAGAATATGCAACCACATCAGCTTTGATCCCACAATTTTTCATCTCTGTGACCAACTTCCAAGCACTTCTTATGTCACCCTTGATACAGTAGTCCTTGATAAACAAACTGATAACAGAGGCATTCATACCTATTCCTTGACTTTGCATTTCCTCCAAAAATTCCCAAGCCAGGTCTGATTGGTTGGATCGCAATAGTGCCTGCAATAAAGAATTACAGACGGCAGctgaaggaaaaattttaagcagTCTTCCTTTAAACGATGCTTCAAGGGCAATATTTAGCATGTCTTCCTTAATGTAAGAATCAACGAACATACTATGTACAGTTTTTAGTACTCTTCTTTCCTTACAGGTATCAAGAAAAGTATCTAGCAACAGAGTGGAGGAGTCCTTGTGACAATGATATGTCCGTACAAGATACAAGATAAGACGAACCACTAAATGATTCATATTCCTTGAGGCAAGAATATGTATCACTTTACAAGTAGCTTGGATCCCATTTTTTAATCCTAGAGCAATAGCAGCTTCTGAATTCTCATCAAAGAGCTTGTCCAAGCCCCGGAACATATTAATCTGATTCGATTTAGCCCAGTACAACTTCTCACAACCTTGAATCCATTGGCAGTTTGTGTCTAACGGTTTCATGCTTTCCATCTCAACTTCCTCTGACTTCTGATTTTCCAAAAACAAGGGAATCTCCTCAGAAGAGCAACGATCACCATGATGAGACACCATATCATCAATACTGACAGCTGAAATGCACCCTCTTTTTGGTAGAACTTCTCCATCGTAAGAATTGGAGGTTTCATCATCGAGCATACTAAAGCACACAGCTGCTGAATTCCCAGATGAAAAAGGTCTAGAAATCTTATTACTCACCAATATCAGCTTGAGTTTGGCAGAGCAGTGATAAACGAGAGAAAAAGAAGCCCTC includes these proteins:
- the LOC115743752 gene encoding pentatricopeptide repeat-containing protein At2g19280; translated protein: MVAVSCEVGDGFLVQVHVPSNVLLVMRASFSLVYHCSAKLKLILVSNKISRPFSSGNSAAVCFSMLDDETSNSYDGEVLPKRGCISAVSIDDMVSHHGDRCSSEEIPLFLENQKSEEVEMESMKPLDTNCQWIQGCEKLYWAKSNQINMFRGLDKLFDENSEAAIALGLKNGIQATCKVIHILASRNMNHLVVRLILYLVRTYHCHKDSSTLLLDTFLDTCKERRVLKTVHSMFVDSYIKEDMLNIALEASFKGRLLKIFPSAAVCNSLLQALLRSNQSDLAWEFLEEMQSQGIGMNASVISLFIKDYCIKGDIRSAWKLVTEMKNCGIKADVVAYSIIVHHLCRMSWLKEATCLLFKLLGMGFFLDSVVINSVIDGYCKVGNLGKAICILSMCGLPLDNFLYNSFLTKLCRDHDLSIASKYFLEMPEVGLRPDCYNYTTMIQGYCKAGDTKRALQYFGKMLKSGNRPSTTTYAVLIDGSCQIEDMEMAEHMFQIMIKDGLLPDVVVCNTLMHAYGKQGRLHKVFKLLGLMTTVNISPDIITYNTIIHSLMRNGLMTEARDILDELVQRGFSPDVVTFTSVIDGFSKRGHFVEAFLMWSSMSKVAVQPDIITCSALLSGYCRARRMEEANALFRRMLDAGLRPDVILYNTLIHGFCKIGCMEDACYLVDLMVQGDIYPNNVTRRALVLGFEKMKFRNPAETADFKLQEILVKNGIHIGVDAYLSMAHRPDR